A single Nitrospirota bacterium DNA region contains:
- the efp gene encoding elongation factor P: MIPATQLKVGMIIYYEGKLCRVSEIQHVTPGNWRGMVQTKIRNIATGRTLDHRFRSEDQVDVAVLERKDMEYLYLDGENYVFMDSKTFDQLSLHKDIVGEATNYLLPNTTVTVDFCDEKPTAVEPPTQVALTVVETDPSLAGATQSASKKPAKLETGLMVQVPQFVVTGEKIMIDTRDNSFLQRVKA; encoded by the coding sequence ATGATCCCCGCAACGCAGCTCAAGGTCGGCATGATCATTTACTACGAGGGAAAGCTCTGCCGTGTGTCGGAAATCCAGCACGTCACCCCCGGAAACTGGCGCGGGATGGTCCAGACGAAAATCCGCAACATCGCCACCGGGCGCACGCTGGACCACCGCTTCCGCTCGGAGGACCAAGTGGACGTCGCCGTCCTGGAGCGCAAAGACATGGAGTATCTGTATCTGGACGGCGAAAACTACGTCTTCATGGACAGCAAGACATTCGACCAACTTTCGCTCCACAAGGACATCGTCGGCGAAGCGACCAACTATCTTCTTCCCAACACCACGGTAACGGTCGATTTCTGCGATGAGAAACCCACCGCCGTGGAACCTCCGACCCAAGTCGCCCTGACGGTCGTCGAGACGGATCCCTCCCTGGCCGGCGCCACGCAAAGCGCCTCCAAGAAGCCCGCCAAGCTGGAAACCGGCCTGATGGTCCAAGTCCCCCAGTTCGTTGTCACCGGCGAGAAGATCATGATCGACACGCGGGACAATTCGTTCCTCCAACGCGTCAAGGCGTAG
- a CDS encoding serine/threonine protein kinase — translation MIKQTSFETPFESYRATKVIGEGGAGRVYEVANTAGETYALKCLAPERVNSERLKRFKNEVAFCQIQDHPNIVKVLDTGATSDHGVKCPFYVMRLYAGTLRTQMGQLKPDEALRVFAQILDGVEAAHLTGVWHRDLKPENILWNDPENIPVVADFGIAHFEVEEIYTAVETKLVARMANFLYSAPEQRTRGAQVDHRADIFSLGLMLNELFTTAVPQGAGFKHVKDVNPPYAYIDEIVEPMIQQNPQNRPPTIEAIKKELIARKNAFVALQQYDAASRQVLSASTPPEFVPISLVGFDYNNGSLTLRLSRNAPPGWSQEFRQPRGARGAIIGLGPETFEIRGDTMTIAVREDEQLVQRLINHARNYVTAANRGYVERQREHAARQEREERAALEKQAAQAEFRKNILSKVKL, via the coding sequence GTGATCAAACAGACGTCGTTTGAAACGCCCTTCGAGTCCTACCGCGCCACGAAGGTTATCGGCGAAGGTGGCGCGGGCCGCGTCTACGAGGTGGCCAACACCGCCGGTGAGACGTACGCCCTCAAGTGCCTGGCGCCTGAGCGTGTCAATTCAGAGCGACTCAAACGCTTCAAGAACGAGGTCGCTTTCTGCCAGATACAAGATCACCCAAACATCGTAAAAGTACTCGACACGGGCGCCACATCAGACCACGGTGTGAAATGTCCGTTTTACGTAATGCGCCTCTACGCTGGGACTTTGCGGACCCAGATGGGCCAATTAAAGCCGGACGAGGCCTTGCGCGTCTTTGCCCAAATACTCGACGGCGTTGAGGCTGCACACCTCACCGGTGTCTGGCATCGCGACCTGAAGCCAGAGAACATCTTGTGGAATGACCCCGAGAACATTCCGGTGGTAGCCGACTTTGGCATTGCACACTTCGAAGTAGAGGAAATCTACACGGCCGTTGAAACGAAGCTTGTCGCTCGTATGGCGAATTTCCTTTATTCGGCACCGGAACAAAGAACTAGAGGCGCCCAAGTCGATCACCGTGCCGACATATTCTCGCTCGGACTCATGCTTAATGAGTTGTTCACCACGGCGGTGCCGCAAGGCGCGGGGTTCAAGCATGTGAAGGACGTGAACCCGCCGTACGCCTACATCGATGAGATCGTGGAGCCCATGATCCAGCAGAATCCCCAAAATCGGCCACCCACGATCGAGGCAATTAAGAAGGAACTCATTGCGCGGAAGAACGCCTTTGTGGCACTCCAGCAGTACGACGCCGCCAGTAGGCAAGTCTTGTCGGCTTCTACGCCACCTGAGTTTGTACCCATTTCCCTTGTCGGGTTTGACTACAACAATGGCAGCTTGACTCTCAGGCTGAGTCGGAATGCCCCACCCGGGTGGTCGCAGGAGTTTCGGCAGCCGCGCGGCGCGCGCGGCGCAATTATTGGCCTTGGACCAGAAACATTTGAGATTCGGGGAGACACGATGACAATCGCCGTCCGCGAGGACGAGCAACTCGTGCAGCGGCTGATTAATCACGCCAGGAACTACGTGACTGCTGCAAACCGTGGCTATGTCGAGCGACAACGGGAGCATGCTGCCCGCCAGGAGCGTGAAGAACGTGCAGCTCTGGAGAAACAGGCAGCTCAGGCTGAGTTCAGAAAGAACATTCTGAGCAAGGTCAAGCTATAG
- a CDS encoding MFS transporter: MKSLRSVLAPGDVGAFFGLFLDNSSNLIVLSAILIHVYGFPTHSVTGMIPGTALGVLVGDLIYTWMAFRLAKREGRADVTAMPLGLDTPSTFGITFGAIGPFFLKMKGVMPLEQAAASAWHMAAGLMVWMGLFKLVTSLFGGWIRARVPRAGLLGSIAAVAILLIAFIPALDLFQSPIAGLAALVVILAALVAKIRMPWGVPGAVAAVAVGTVLYYLIQWITTGTAFPELHADVSFHFFEFMPSMGQGLRDAVPYLPIAIPFALTTVVGGIDVTESAAVAGDKYGTRSILLTEAFATLIAGLFGGVIQNTPYIGHPAYKSMGGKAGYTLAVAIAMGIGGCFGLLDVFVQVIPKVAITAILVFIGIEIMSQAFRASEPRHAPAVALCFVPVTATLVTIMLGMAFGSLGKSSADLTGEFVHTYTWLLLLGNGFVVSSMLWGSTLAFLIDGRARAAAACLLLLGGCSLFGIVHSPLESGSLFLPWTAPGSMPLVLAGAYAMAAILVLGIGQVAKNRI; this comes from the coding sequence ATGAAATCGCTTCGATCGGTGCTCGCTCCCGGCGACGTCGGGGCGTTCTTCGGGCTGTTCCTGGACAATTCATCCAATCTGATCGTTCTGTCGGCCATTCTGATCCACGTGTACGGGTTCCCAACCCACAGTGTCACGGGGATGATCCCCGGAACGGCGCTCGGGGTGCTCGTCGGCGATCTCATCTACACGTGGATGGCGTTTCGACTCGCGAAACGCGAGGGCCGTGCGGACGTCACCGCCATGCCCCTCGGCCTCGATACACCGTCCACCTTCGGAATCACCTTCGGCGCCATCGGGCCGTTCTTTCTCAAGATGAAAGGCGTGATGCCGTTGGAACAAGCGGCAGCCTCCGCTTGGCACATGGCTGCGGGACTCATGGTGTGGATGGGACTTTTCAAACTGGTCACTTCTCTGTTCGGGGGATGGATCCGTGCGCGTGTGCCCCGCGCCGGGCTCTTGGGAAGCATCGCCGCCGTTGCGATTCTCCTGATCGCGTTCATTCCCGCGCTGGATCTTTTTCAGTCACCCATAGCCGGTCTTGCGGCGCTCGTGGTGATCCTCGCCGCTCTCGTGGCCAAGATCCGGATGCCTTGGGGTGTTCCGGGGGCCGTCGCGGCCGTTGCCGTGGGCACCGTGCTCTACTACCTCATCCAGTGGATCACGACCGGAACCGCATTCCCTGAACTGCACGCCGATGTTTCGTTCCATTTCTTCGAGTTCATGCCTTCGATGGGACAAGGATTGCGCGACGCGGTTCCATACCTCCCCATCGCCATTCCCTTTGCGCTCACGACGGTCGTCGGCGGAATCGACGTAACGGAGAGCGCGGCGGTGGCGGGCGACAAGTACGGGACGAGAAGCATCCTTCTGACCGAAGCCTTCGCAACCCTGATCGCGGGTCTCTTCGGCGGCGTGATTCAGAACACACCCTACATCGGCCACCCGGCCTACAAATCCATGGGCGGGAAGGCGGGCTACACGCTGGCGGTCGCGATCGCCATGGGAATCGGCGGCTGCTTCGGACTCTTGGACGTATTTGTTCAAGTGATTCCCAAGGTTGCGATCACGGCGATTCTGGTCTTCATCGGGATCGAAATCATGTCCCAGGCGTTCCGCGCGAGCGAGCCGCGCCATGCTCCCGCGGTTGCGCTCTGTTTCGTCCCCGTGACCGCCACGCTCGTCACCATCATGCTCGGAATGGCCTTCGGAAGTTTGGGAAAATCGTCTGCCGACCTCACCGGCGAATTCGTCCACACCTACACCTGGCTGCTCCTGCTCGGGAACGGATTCGTCGTCTCATCAATGCTCTGGGGATCGACGCTCGCGTTCCTGATCGATGGGCGCGCGCGGGCGGCGGCGGCTTGCCTGCTCCTGTTGGGCGGATGCTCCCTGTTCGGGATCGTCCACAGCCCCTTGGAAAGCGGGAGCCTTTTCCTCCCGTGGACCGCGCCGGGCAGCATGCCCCTCGTTCTCGCGGGGGCCTACGCGATGGCGGCGATCCTGGTCCTCGGAATCGGCCAGGTCGCCAAGAACCGAATCTGA
- a CDS encoding fused MFS/spermidine synthase, with amino-acid sequence MTSQEGPAFGRTRTAFILSTVFIAGAAVMAIEILGSRVLGPFFGATLYVWAALITVALVALAVGYFAGGRLADGRPHSPLIETLTFAAALAAAAIPVLRVGVLEWTGPLGAVSGAFVATLLLFSPVLFALGMVTPMAIRLSEGAAEKAGSRSGTILALSTMGGVSGSLLSAFVLIPHAGVRASIGGISGLLALTAAVGFALGRRWARATASAALMILSLGLAVRSRPPSISAVVSEGIFKGPRVLYNGESFYGRIRVVDSGRYRLLMIDAYAQSMVDRSTGESGYAYVRAFGSLRPILSPSARSALLVGGGAGHIASELAAQGLRVDMVEVDGKILDVARKYFGFQERGEVFVEDGRSFLNRTDRVYDLIVLDAYAGGWVPAHLASRECFLDARRVLKGDGLLAVNWVSTGRIGAEQASVYRTLRDVFPSVRVHRLESSGLANFLYLASAAAGGGPAGDGSIFTPENDVTAEIVAMSEGEILTDDRNRTDLLQTPKAEAFRNTMVRLLGESVFLD; translated from the coding sequence ATGACGAGCCAAGAGGGACCGGCTTTCGGGCGTACACGGACCGCCTTCATCCTCTCAACGGTTTTCATCGCGGGCGCCGCCGTCATGGCGATTGAAATTCTGGGGAGCCGCGTCCTCGGTCCTTTTTTCGGCGCCACGCTTTACGTTTGGGCGGCGCTCATCACGGTGGCCCTTGTCGCGCTTGCCGTGGGTTACTTCGCGGGCGGGCGCCTTGCCGATGGACGGCCCCACTCCCCTCTGATCGAGACCCTCACCTTTGCCGCCGCCCTCGCGGCCGCCGCCATCCCCGTCCTGCGCGTGGGTGTCCTCGAATGGACCGGCCCCCTCGGGGCGGTCTCGGGCGCGTTTGTGGCGACGCTCCTCCTGTTTTCGCCGGTCCTGTTCGCCTTGGGGATGGTGACTCCCATGGCTATTCGATTATCGGAGGGGGCCGCGGAAAAGGCCGGAAGCCGATCGGGAACGATTCTGGCCTTGTCCACGATGGGGGGGGTGTCGGGCTCTCTCTTGAGCGCATTCGTCCTGATTCCCCATGCAGGAGTCCGCGCATCGATAGGGGGTATTTCCGGGCTCCTCGCGCTTACGGCTGCGGTCGGATTCGCCCTCGGCCGGCGTTGGGCTCGGGCCACGGCTTCCGCGGCGCTGATGATTCTCAGCCTTGGGTTGGCGGTGCGATCCCGACCTCCTTCGATATCGGCTGTTGTGAGTGAGGGAATTTTCAAGGGGCCGCGGGTCCTCTACAACGGCGAGAGTTTCTACGGCCGGATCCGGGTGGTGGATTCGGGCCGATACCGGCTCCTCATGATCGACGCCTACGCTCAGTCCATGGTCGATCGATCGACGGGGGAAAGCGGGTATGCCTATGTGCGGGCCTTCGGCTCATTGCGCCCGATCCTGTCGCCGTCGGCTCGATCCGCGCTGCTCGTGGGGGGGGGGGCCGGGCATATCGCGTCCGAGCTGGCGGCCCAGGGCCTTCGTGTGGACATGGTCGAGGTGGATGGGAAGATCCTGGACGTGGCGAGGAAATACTTCGGATTTCAGGAGAGGGGCGAGGTGTTCGTTGAGGATGGCCGAAGTTTTCTGAACCGGACCGACCGCGTTTATGATCTCATCGTTCTCGATGCGTACGCGGGCGGTTGGGTCCCCGCTCACCTGGCGTCGAGGGAATGTTTTCTCGATGCCCGCCGGGTCCTGAAGGGCGACGGCCTTTTGGCGGTCAACTGGGTGTCCACGGGTCGGATCGGCGCGGAGCAGGCGTCGGTGTATCGAACCCTGAGAGATGTTTTCCCTTCGGTGCGGGTCCATCGCCTGGAATCGTCCGGTCTCGCCAATTTCCTGTATTTGGCGTCGGCGGCGGCCGGCGGGGGGCCTGCCGGAGACGGTTCGATTTTCACACCGGAGAATGATGTCACGGCGGAGATCGTCGCGATGTCCGAGGGAGAGATTTTGACCGACGACCGCAATCGGACCGATCTTCTCCAGACGCCGAAAGCCGAGGCGTTCCGGAATACGATGGTCCGCCTGCTGGGCGAGTCGGTCTTCCTGGACTGA